The genomic segment AAGGTTGTCGACAACGCGAGCTTCATCGACGACCTCGGCGCCGACAGTCTGGATACCGTCGAGCTGGTGATGGCGTTCGAAGAGGAATTCGGTTGCGAGATTCCGGACGACGCTGCGGAAACGATTCTCACCGTCGGCGACGCCACGAAGTTTCTCGAGAAGAACGCGAAGAGCTAAGGCTCTTCATTTCGCGGGGACAGCATTGAAACCGGACGGGCCGCTTCGCAGCGGCCAGCCGGTTTCTTGTTATTGGCCGTGAATCTTTCGATGCGGAGTTTTCGGATATGAGGCGGGTTGTCGTCACGGGTCTCGGCATGGTCTCGCCACTCGGCTGTGGCGTCGAGCCGACCTGGAAGCGCATCCTCAACGGCGAAA from the Bradyrhizobium sp. WBAH42 genome contains:
- a CDS encoding acyl carrier protein, which codes for MSDIGERVKKIVVEHLGVEPEKVVDNASFIDDLGADSLDTVELVMAFEEEFGCEIPDDAAETILTVGDATKFLEKNAKS